The Toxorhynchites rutilus septentrionalis strain SRP chromosome 3, ASM2978413v1, whole genome shotgun sequence genome includes a region encoding these proteins:
- the LOC129772817 gene encoding dnaJ homolog subfamily A member 3, mitochondrial-like: MIDKFKLGSGLIRYIRGVPPVPSKPKFKYIKPSTATSATEHQLTTPPKDHYAVLGVNRSASYREIKQAYYKMAKAFHPDTQRTGVGSRALIDEAKFKEITEAYEALMNEHKKGDSVIALNPEMYKIVTRDRRQSMVSSWNAVNELNYEDVILSIPFKEAAEGGRREVKLPIGTRCDQCSVWGTFPPVDKEGCCKVCQGTGKQTLHTENGTLWMTCKFCKGARNTPHKVVCPKCHGRGIIIKTHPVMICIPKGSKNKDVISARISGHQRSVNIILNIQDIDRFQMEGLNVHTTEEISFTQAVLGANISIKGINGIYNVHIPPGTQPGSEIRIPGKGVWDAVTQQRGQHILKIKIRIPTLETTRQRHLLKELEATFENIKNA, translated from the exons ATGATTGACAAATTCAAGCTAGGTTCGGGTTTAATCCGATACATACGTGGTGTCCCTCCGGTACCATCAAAACCCAAATTCAAGTATATCAAACCATCGACTGCGACCTCGGCGACTGAACATCAACTGACAACGCCTCCAAAGGATCACTACGCTGTTCTGGGGGTGAACCGATCTGCAAGTTATCGTGAAATCAAGCAAGCCTATTACAAAATGGCGAAAGCATTCCATCCGGACACTCAGCGCACGGGTGTCGGGAGTCGAGCGCTTATAGACGAGGCTAAATTCAAAGAAATAACCGAAGCCTATGAGGCTCTCATGAATGAGCACAAAAAAGGCGACAGTGTGATCGCACTCAATCCGGAAATGTACAA GATTGTTACCCGCGACCGTCGTCAGTCTATGGTCTCAAGCTGGAACGCAGTGAACGAGCTGAATTACGAGGACGTCATCCTCAGCATTCCGTTCAAGGAAGCTGCTGAAGGAGGCAGACGCGAAGTCAAACTTCCCATCGGAACGAGATGTGACCAGTGCTCCGTATGGGGTACCTTTCCACCGGTGGATAAAGAGGGCTGCTGCAAGGTTTGTCAGGGAACTGGCAAGCAAACGCTACACACCGAAAATGGAACACTTTGGATGACCTGCAAGTTTTGCAAAGGAGCAAGAAACACGCCTCACAAGGTGGTGTGTCCCAAGTGTCACGGCAGAGGAATTATTATCAAAACACATCCAGTGATGATATGTATACCGAAAGGGTCCAAAAACAAAGATGTTATCAGTGCCAGGATTTCAGGCCACCAACGGTCGGTTAATATTATTTTGAACATACAAGACATCGATCGTTTCCAGATGGAGGGACTGAATGTTCACACAACAGAGGAGATCTCGTTCACACAAGCCGTACTGGGTGCGAATATTTCCATCAAAGGAATAAATGGAATTTACAATGTTCACATACCACCTGGGACACAACCTGGCAGTGAAATTCGTATTCCGGGCAAGGGCGTGTGGGATGCTGTAACGCAACAACGAGGTCAGCACATACTCAAGATAAAAATTCGCATTCCAACCTTGGAAACGACCCGCCAAAGACATTTGCTGAAAGAGTTGGAAGCGACATTTGAGAACATCAAAAATGCTTGA